One Triticum dicoccoides isolate Atlit2015 ecotype Zavitan chromosome 4B, WEW_v2.0, whole genome shotgun sequence genomic window carries:
- the LOC119295949 gene encoding retinoblastoma-related protein 2-like, translating into MEPQPPPTPAVETHFADLCKELEVDEGVAGEAAALLEEGKGVFLTPPSFGSKSPEDVERLCFAFVLYCVAKLKGKGMKEESSRVRLWKILEGCKLKYNDFFKESQQLLSKIDHVLRSWYGTDWEDQLELKQLQSLVNLLADASRFYCKAFNELFLNASTGQEPGSTKSNPEYFCFXXXLSLILSILSWAYLSKLFNLWQAILLIHVPAKFRSFTIEGSSHSIKQTVRGVDLLASLCHNYHTSEDRLKEMMGKFHKAIEVFFSTKAVRASECKIETLDKIDTDGLIYFRDLLDKECFHSNFEKLEKLSSTTSWEGELDLKRFLINNDNIISAENSSRDFTNLSCPKRVFETLASPTKTIKNMLTVPSSPSSPANGGSVKVVQMTPVTSAMTTAKWLREVISSLPEKPSSKLEEFLSSCDTDLTSDVTKRVSIILEAIFPTKPSGHWAGSMGLNCTNAFDIPWAEARKMEASKLYYRVLEAICRAESLNTNVNNLTPLLSNERFHRCLIACSAELVLATHKTVIMMFPAVLESTGLTAFDLSKIIENFVRHEESLPRELKRHLNSLEEQLLESMAWEKGSSLYNSLVVARPSLAPEINRLGLLVESMPSLDDIVARQNFHAEDLPATPSKKRAADSDENGDSRSPKRLCIEPRSTLVDQISQTPPAKQSYTLKAKWRPLQSTFASPTVSNLVGGSEKCAEVGVHIFFSKILKLAAIRIRNLCERLRHVEQTERVYNIFKQILDQQTTLFFNRHIDQLILCSLYGVAKVSQLTLTFKEIVNNYRREQQCIPEVFRSVFVVNTNHNGGLGSHHVDIIVFYNEVFVPAVKPFLVALIPSGGAHPDNKKNPNSQISGSPKPSPFSNLPDMSPKKVSSSHNVYISPLRQTKKDALLSPSSRSFYACIGESTHAYQSPSEDLAAINNCLNYTSRRINTRINFDMVSDSVVAGSLGQPNGVPASSDPAGSFSFLSRKDNPGPDS; encoded by the exons ATGGAGCCGCAACCTCCGCCTACTCCCGCCGTGGAGACGCACTTCGCCGATCTCTGCAAG GAATTGGAAGTGGACGAGGGCGTCGCTGGCGAGGCCGCGGCGTTGCTGGAGGAGGGGAAGGGCGTGTTTCTCACGCCCCCTTCGTTTGGGAGCAAATCG CCCGAGGATGTGGAGAGGCTATGTTTTGCTTTTGTGCTTTACTGCGTGGCTAAGCTGAAGGGAAAGGGGATGAAGGAGGAGAGCTCCAGGGTTAGGCTGTGGAAGATCTTGGAGGGATGCAAACTCAA GTATAATGATTTCTTCAAGGAATCACAGCAGCTTCTTTCGAAGATTGACCATGTTTTACGGAGCTGGTATGGGACGGATTGGGAAGATCAGCTAGAG CTGAAACAACTGCAGAGTTTGGTAAATCTGTTGGCAGATGCAAGCAG GTTCTATTGTAAAGCATTTAATGAGCTATTCTTAAATGCTAGTACTGGCCAGGAGCCTGGATCGACTAAAAGTAATCCTGAATATTTTTGTTTTNNNNNNN CACTTTCTCTTATCCTTTCTATCCTTTCTTGGGCTTATTTGTCAAAATTGTTTAATCTGTGGCAGGCCATACTTTTAATTCATGTACCTGCTAAATTTAGGAGCTTCACAATCGAAGGTTCTTCTCACTCAA TAAAACAAACGGTGAGGGGTGTTGATCTCCTTGCTTCGTTATGTCATAACTATCATACCTCTGAAGACCGCTTGAAAGAAATGATGGGGAAGTTCCACAAGGCTATAGAGGTGTTTTTCAGCACGAAAGCAGTAAGGGCTTCAGAGTGCAAAATAGAAACTTTGGATAAAATAGATACAG ATGGTCTAATTTATTTCAGAGATCTCCTTGATAAGGAGTGTTTTCATTCAAATTTTGAGAAGTTGGAGAAGCTAAGTAGTACCACTAGCTGGGAAGGGGAGCTTGATTTGAAAAGGTTTTTGATCAATAATGACAATATAATCAGTGCTGAGAACTCTTCTAGAGATTTCACTAATCTAAGCTGCCCGAAG CGTGTCTTTGAAACATTAGCGTCGCCTACAAAGACAATAAAGAACATGTTGACTGTCCCTAGTTCCCCTTCATCACCTGCCAATGGTGGTTCAGTTAAGGTAGTGCAGATGACACCAGTGACTTCTGCCATGACAACTGCTAAGTGGCTTCGTGAGGTGATATCTTCGTTGCCAGAGAAGCCTTCGTCTAAGCTTGAGGAATTTCTTTCGTCTTGTGATACTGATTTGACAAGTGATGTAACAAAAAGGGTCAGCATAATTTTGGAAGCAATTTTTCCAACTAAGCCTTCTGGCCATTGGGCTGGTTCCATGGGCCTGAATTGTACAAATGCCTTTGATATTCCATGGGCCGAAGCAAGAAAGATGGAGGCCTCCAAGTTGTACTATAGGGTGTTGGAGGCAATTTGCAGAGCAGAATCACTCAATACTAATGTTAATAATCTGACTCCATTGTTGTCAAATGAGCGTTTTCACCGATGCTTGATTGCATGTTCAGCCGAACTGGTTTTGGCAACACATAAGACAGTCATCATGATGTTCCCTGCTGTCTTGGAGAGTACTGGTCTAACTGCATTTGATTTGAGCAAGATAATTGAGAACTTCGTGAGACATGAAGAAAGCCTTCCAAGAGAATTGAAAAGACATTTAAATTCATTAGAAGAACAGCTTTTGGAAAGCATGGCATGGGAGAAAGGTTCATCACTGTATAATTCACTGGTTGTTGCCAGGCCATCACTTGCTCCGGAAATAAATCGCCTTGGTCTTTTGGTTGAATCAATGCCATCTCTTGATGACATAGTAGCAAGGCAGAATTTCCATGCTGAAGACTTGCCAGCTACACCATCTAAAAAACGGGCTGCCGATTCAG ATGAGAATGGTGACAGTAGGTCACCAAAGAGATTATGCATTGAACCGAGGAGCACACTGGTAGACCAAATTTCACAGACACCACCAGCAAAACAAAGCTATACTTTGAAAGCGAAATGGCGTCCTCTCCAGTCGACATTTGCAAG TCCCACTGTCAGCAATCTGGTTGGTGGGAGTGAAAAATGTGCTGAAGTAGGGGTTCACATCTTCTTCTCCAAA ATCTTGAAGTTGGCTGCTATTAGAATAAGGAACCTGTGTGAAAGGCTTCGGCATGTGGAACAGACAGAGCGTGTCTATAATATCTTCAAGCAGATTCTTGATCAACAGACAACTTTATTTTTTAACCGACACATTGATCAGCTTATCCTTTGTTCTCTCTATGGTGTTGCAAAG GTTTCTCAATTAACACTGACGTTCAAGGAGATTGTCAACAATTACAGAAGGGAACAACAATGTATACCAGAAGTTTTTAGAAGTGTCTTTGTTGTGAATACAAATCACAATGGA GGACTTGGATCACACCATGTTGACATCATTGTTTTTTATAATGAGGTGTTTGTTCCAGCAGTCAAGCCTTTCTTGGTGGCATTAATCCCTTCTGGTGGTGCTCATCCGGACAACAAGAAGAATCCTAATA GCCAAATTTCTGGATCACCAAAGCCATCCCCCTTCTCAAATCTACCAGATATGTCCCCAAAGAAAGTCTCATCTTCCCATAATGTTTATATTTCTCCTCTGCGGCAAACCAAG AAGGATGCATTGCTTTCACCAAGTTCGAGGAGTTTTTATGCTTGCATTGGCGAAAGCACACATGCTTACCAGAGCCCATCTGAAGATTTGGCCGCTATAAATAATTGTCTAAATTA CACCAGCAGGAGAATCAACACTCGAATAAACTTTGACATGGTTAGTGATTCAGTGGTAGCTGGCAGTCTGGGCCAACCAAATGGTGTCCCTGCCTCTTCGGATCCTGCGGGTTCATTCAGTTTCTTGTCAAGGAAGGACAACCCAGGACCGGATTCTTGA